The window TTGGAGAACTCCGTAAACACATACTCTCCCGAGTGCTTACAAGACATAGCCCCTAACACGGACACGATAGCGAGAAAACCAATGACGTGCAATATACCTGCTTTGTGCTCAGTCTTAATCCCCAATAACTTCGGAACGCGAGCTTACCAGCTGCAGTATTCGTGTGCGGAAGAATATTCGACCCCAAATGTTAACCATGCCCGAATATAATGGGCTTCTCGGGCCCAAGGGATTCTGTACCGAGCTCAGCCATGATTTGAACAGTCCAGAAGTAGACAAGGGACAAAAGTTAGTGATACCCCCGGGAAGTCAAGGGGCCGTAGAAGACAAAATCGGGGGGATTTAACGATAGTTATATGCCTGCAGAACAGCAGAGGGGCGTTCTGCAAGATAGTTTATTAGCACTAGGCATCACCACGGGCGGCCTCCGCCTGCGGAATGTTTCGACCGGGCAAACGAGAGCGACATAACAGGGCGTATCTCGTTGCCACGGGTCAAACAAGATATCTCCAGGTACTGCGCGGGTGCTCCCCCGCATTTCGAAGGTGGTGATCGCCTTATCGCGGAAGCAATTCCAGGGCTCCACTTGATTATTACCGTCGGTAGGAAAGGGGCTTTCACATATGATGGCGCTGTCGTATTTGGGCTAAACCATTTACAGCACAGAGTGCGGTCTAGATAAGTGCCTTTGAGAGGCCTGCGAGCTCTGTGTGCTACTGCGTCTACTAGTTCTCAAAGATGTAGGTAGGAAGAGGTCATTTGTAAATATATGTAGCCCGCGATTTAACGATTGTTGGCGGAAAAAGGACATAGATAGCTCATCACTGTCGAGCATTGGCGTTACTAGCCACCACAAGCCACGCATGAAACCTGGTCACGGCATCGTCTCACCCCACTCCACTTCGTTCCGAGCGCATACCGACTTTCCGAGACGTTTGTTTCTAGCAGATAACAATATTAATAATGGACTTCTATAAGATACATTTCCCCCTTCAGCCAGCTTTTGGTATTGGAACATCCATTCTTGCACAATGATTCACCCACTCGCCATCCTCTCCGAGGCAGAGACCAACCTGGCCCGTGATGTGGTCAAGGCCGCCCATCCCGGCACAGTGATTGATTTTCGCGAAATCTTTTTACAGGAACCGCCCAAGACACAGGTGCAGGAATTCCTGGCTCTTGAGCACGCTGGTCGCCTGAGCCCGACTACCGCGCGACCGCCGCGCCTGGCTTTGTGCCAGTACGATGTGATCGGGGCCGACCGTATCCCCCTGTTCCACGAGTCAGTCGTGGACGTGGTCTCGCGCACCCAGGTCAACCACACGGTGGTCGGGAAGCAACACCATGCCAGCTTGGTTCTGTATGGCTTTCGGTCCTCCGGTACAAAAGAGTGTCAACTAAAAATACCTTCAGGAGCGAGTTCGATGTCCTCTTGGACCAATGCAACAAGTCACCCTTGTTCCAGAAGGCCCTATCTGATTTTGATCTGCCAGACGGCTTTGAAGTCGTGATTGAACCGTGGCCCTATGGCGGGTTGGATCTCACGGATGGAAACCGGCGCTACTTCCAGGGCCTCTGCTTTGCCCAGGACAAGCGATTGGGCAACGAAGATTCCAACTTCTATTCTTTCCCTTTGCCCGTGATTCCTGTCATGGACGCACACACCCAAGAAATCATTCGGGTGGATCGGCCGGCTACTGGCGGCAAAGACGACGGGCTGCTGCAACAGACCTTCAAGCGTGATATCATCGGCCATTGCAAGCCTTCCGAATACATTCCCGAGTTGCTGCCCGAAGGAACGCGAAAGGACCTCAAACCGTTGAATGTCGTTCAGCCGGAGGGACCTTCTTTCCGCGTGACGGACGAATCTTTGGTCGAGTGGCAGAAGTGGCGGTTTCGTGTTGGGTTCAATCCACGAGAAGGCGCCACTATCCACGACATATGGTATGACGGCCGCAGTGTGATGTATCGGCTGGCAATTAGCGAGATGGTGGGTGATTGATACCCCTTAACACACGTTTGCGAGATTGACACGACGCCATAGACGGTCCCCTACGCCGATCCGCGTGCTCCATTTCATCGCAAGCAGGCATTCGATtttggcgatggtggcggcggcaacatggccaacaacCTGTCCCTGGGCTGTGACTGTCTCGGGGTCATCAAATACTTCGATGCCGTGATCACGCAGGCAGATGGCACCGCCCAGACTCTTCCCAACGCCATCTGTCTCCACGAACAGGACAACGGCATCGGATGGAAGCACTCCAACTGGCGAACAGGCCGTGCGGTGGTCACCCGTAACCGCGAGCTGGTCGTGCAGTTTATCATCACTCTGGCGAACTACGAGTATATCTTCGCCTACAAGTTCGACCAGTCCGGTGGTATCACTGTCGAGACACGCGCGACTGGGATCCTGAACGTCGTCAACATCGACGCAGGCAAGGTCAGCGAGTACGGCAACGTGGTCAGCGGTGGTGTCCTGGCCCAAAACCATCAGCACATCTTCAATGTTCGGATTGATCCGGCCGTTGACGGACCACAGAACTCAGTGGTAGTTGAAGAATCGCACCGAGTGCCCATGAATACCGCCACCAATCCCAATGGGAATTTTTATCAGGTCAATAGACAGACGGTGGATCGTGCGACATGGCTCGATGCCGCCCCGGAACACAATCGGACCATTAAGATGATCAACCCGCACAAAACTAACCCAATCAGCGGAAATCCGGTAGGGTACAAGTTCACTCCGTTGCCAACACAGCTACTGTTGGCGGATCCACACTCGGTACAAGCGCGGCGTGCCCAATTTGCCCAGCATCACGTCTGGATCACTAAGTACCAGGACGGGGAACTCTATGCCGGCGGGCGATATACGTTGCAAAGCCAGAACGAGGTGGACGGAGTCGCGGATGCTGTTCGCCGGGGAGAGGCCGTGATCGATACGGACGTTGTGGTATGGAATTCTTTTGGTATCACGCACAACCCGCGAGTAGAGGACTGGCCCGTCATGTATGTTTTGGCGCTCCGTTTTCCCCAAATCCTAGACTGACAGCCGCAGGCCCGTGGAGGTCTTTCAGCTTATGATCCGCCCCGCCGACTTCTTTACAGCGAACCCATCAATTGACGTGCCTTCATCGAAGAACGGATCGTCACGGTTGGCGGACTCCGAATGCTGCCGCAATTCACATATCTGAACCAGATGGGGGATGAGCTACACCAAAGTGACACGATCATGATCATTGAAGCGATTTAAGCATGATTTTTGTAGCTGCGAAGGATAGGAATCAGAGGCAAAAGATACGACGGTCCGAGCTACTTCAGGAACAAAGCCGACTGTTTTACATTGAATTCCTAAACACAAGACACTGAAAGTCGCAAATGGGTTATCGTGTTAGTTAATCCGCAACGCCCGAGGCGAAGGCCCGTAGTCATTATTATTGAGCCCCCGGCTGTTCGATCAGACGTGGGGGCGACGACCGTGAAGAATCAGTGGGACCAAAGTACTCCTTGAAGgtctcctccatcaccttctCGGACAGAT of the Penicillium psychrofluorescens genome assembly, chromosome: 1 genome contains:
- a CDS encoding uncharacterized protein (ID:PFLUO_002206-T1.cds;~source:funannotate), whose protein sequence is MIHPLAILSEAETNLARDVVKAAHPGTVIDFREIFLQEPPKTQVQEFLALEHAGRLSPTTARPPRLALCQYDVIGADRIPLFHESVVDVVSRTQVNHTVVGKQHHASLVLSEFDVLLDQCNKSPLFQKALSDFDLPDGFEVVIEPWPYGGLDLTDGNRRYFQGLCFAQDKRLGNEDSNFYSFPLPVIPVMDAHTQEIIRVDRPATGGKDDGLLQQTFKRDIIGHCKPSEYIPELLPEGTRKDLKPLNVVQPEGPSFRVTDESLVEWQKWRFRVGFNPREGATIHDIWYDGRSVMYRLAISEMTVPYADPRAPFHRKQAFDFGDGGGGNMANNLSLGCDCLGVIKYFDAVITQADGTAQTLPNAICLHEQDNGIGWKHSNWRTGRAVVTRNRELVVQFIITLANYEYIFAYKFDQSGGITVETRATGILNVVNIDAGKVSEYGNVVSGGVLAQNHQHIFNVRIDPAVDGPQNSVVVEESHRVPMNTATNPNGNFYQVNRQTVDRATWLDAAPEHNRTIKMINPHKTNPISGNPVGYKFTPLPTQLLLADPHSVQARRAQFAQHHVWITKYQDGELYAGGRYTLQSQNEVDGVADAVRRGEAVIDTDVVVWNSFGITHNPRVEDWPVMPVEVFQLMIRPADFFTANPSIDVPSSKNGSSRLADSECCRNSHI